A window of the Nitrosopumilus ureiphilus genome harbors these coding sequences:
- a CDS encoding adenylate kinase, translated as MLYLEGNKRIILVGIPGVGKTTILSKMVEILKNHDKTVHVVSFGTLMFEVAKENGLKDRDELRHLPVSEQQHLQKITAEKIAAYDEQVVIIDTHAFINSPEGYYPGLPEHVLKIIKPTNFVSVSAKPEEIYNRRMKDETRNRDKITLPNINKELDIQSAMISACTVLTGSPVKHILNREGKIDEAIDKIINAIGL; from the coding sequence GTGCTTTACTTGGAAGGAAATAAGAGAATAATTCTAGTAGGAATTCCCGGTGTTGGAAAAACTACCATCTTATCTAAAATGGTAGAAATTCTAAAAAATCATGATAAAACCGTCCATGTAGTAAGTTTTGGAACTTTGATGTTTGAAGTTGCAAAAGAAAATGGTCTCAAAGATAGAGATGAGCTCAGACATTTGCCTGTAAGTGAACAACAACATCTTCAAAAAATCACTGCTGAAAAAATTGCTGCATACGATGAACAAGTAGTGATTATAGATACTCATGCATTTATCAATTCACCAGAAGGTTACTATCCTGGATTGCCAGAACATGTTTTGAAAATTATCAAACCTACAAACTTTGTTTCAGTTTCAGCAAAACCTGAAGAAATCTACAACAGACGAATGAAAGATGAAACACGAAATCGAGATAAAATCACTCTACCTAATATCAATAAAGAACTAGACATTCAATCGGCAATGATCTCAGCTTGCACTGTGCTTACAGGCTCACCTGTGAAACATATTCTTAATAGAGAAGGAAAGATTGATGAAGCCATAGACAAAATAATTAATGCGATAGGACTGTAA
- a CDS encoding beta-propeller domain-containing protein, whose protein sequence is MDNKITFSVIAAIIILGSVGMFYAISLDQNSDSSRFDTVKINIPPMTITDTITIEGTNEIRKFSSEEEVRAFLKSFTQEIALDSSFKYPRPTLPPFMEPVNFRESGDATGSIRIPAIRTSASINTGSVSLDRTVYPSPFDINQNSISDYEDWGPENQYSQTNVQVRQVDEPDYIKTDGTFVYVVYDRNLTIIDAYPAEDAKVVSKVSLDIENQNLQNMFLNGERLAIFYSSYDTKETIPLFEIESHSVSRPVTHALIVDVSDKESPKIVDDYSIEGYFFDARMIEEQIYFVTVSNVDYYNSPIPRILVNSETVMTPDVFYFDSFEQSYNFNTITAIDMFDSDRINSETFLMGNTGTLFVSENSLYITYQKNMHSLYYDVIKKDIFFDVMVPMLPKEIQSKILEIKNNTSLDWGQKWNTISDVLQQTFNKMKQNEKEQLISEIQERAFEYQTKIREDMQNTVIHKISLDGSNIEYKAKGEVPGRLLNQFSMDEKDDRFRIATTYEHFTKDEGNRRYNAVYVLDEDLDIVGNLDGIAPDESIFSARFINDRLYLVTFEQIDPFFVIDLSQDTPKILGELKIPGFSNYLHPYDKDHIIGLGKHTEETKNGGVRQLGVKIALFDVSDVKNPKVLDEVIFDNRDSNSAAARDHKAFLFAKRNGILSIPIDQNIKSPSGKQYDFWYGFYVYTIDTENGFDKLGNIKHYDNSDRFDVYLDPRSFYINDVLYTVSSKGIRMNDLDDIQNEINSIGFEPTGKFMDVLK, encoded by the coding sequence TTGGATAATAAAATAACATTTTCAGTCATTGCGGCAATCATCATACTTGGATCTGTAGGAATGTTTTATGCCATATCCTTGGATCAGAATTCTGATTCATCTCGATTTGACACAGTCAAGATCAACATTCCCCCAATGACAATAACTGATACAATCACAATTGAAGGTACAAATGAGATTCGCAAGTTTTCATCAGAAGAAGAGGTAAGGGCATTTCTAAAGTCATTTACGCAAGAAATTGCATTGGATAGTTCATTCAAGTATCCAAGACCCACCCTACCTCCATTCATGGAGCCAGTTAATTTCAGAGAAAGTGGAGACGCAACGGGCTCAATCCGAATTCCAGCTATACGCACTTCTGCTTCTATCAATACAGGTTCTGTATCTTTAGACAGAACCGTCTATCCTTCACCTTTTGACATAAATCAAAACAGCATATCTGACTATGAGGATTGGGGGCCTGAAAACCAGTACTCTCAAACAAATGTGCAGGTAAGACAAGTCGATGAGCCTGACTACATCAAGACAGATGGAACCTTTGTGTATGTGGTATATGATAGAAATTTAACAATCATTGATGCATATCCTGCAGAAGATGCCAAAGTTGTTTCAAAAGTTTCACTGGACATTGAGAACCAAAACCTTCAGAACATGTTTCTTAATGGTGAGAGACTGGCAATATTTTATAGCAGTTATGATACAAAAGAAACCATTCCTCTTTTTGAGATAGAATCACATTCAGTTAGCAGACCAGTAACTCATGCACTAATTGTAGATGTATCTGACAAAGAATCTCCAAAAATTGTTGATGATTATTCTATTGAAGGGTATTTTTTTGATGCAAGAATGATTGAAGAGCAGATATACTTTGTAACTGTAAGCAACGTGGATTATTACAATTCTCCAATTCCTCGCATATTGGTAAATTCTGAAACTGTGATGACCCCCGATGTGTTTTACTTTGATTCCTTTGAGCAATCATACAACTTTAACACCATAACTGCAATTGACATGTTTGATTCTGACCGGATAAACTCTGAAACTTTTCTCATGGGTAATACTGGTACTCTATTTGTATCTGAGAATAGTCTTTACATCACATATCAAAAAAACATGCATTCGTTATACTATGATGTCATCAAAAAAGACATCTTTTTTGATGTGATGGTGCCAATGCTTCCAAAAGAAATTCAATCAAAAATACTTGAAATTAAAAATAACACATCCCTTGACTGGGGACAAAAATGGAATACCATATCAGATGTTTTGCAGCAGACATTTAACAAAATGAAACAAAATGAAAAAGAGCAACTAATATCTGAAATACAGGAACGGGCTTTTGAATACCAGACCAAGATCAGAGAAGATATGCAAAATACCGTAATTCACAAAATCTCACTTGATGGAAGCAATATAGAATACAAGGCAAAAGGGGAGGTTCCAGGAAGGCTGCTAAACCAGTTCTCAATGGATGAAAAAGATGACAGGTTCAGGATTGCGACAACTTATGAACATTTCACAAAGGATGAGGGGAATCGCAGGTACAATGCAGTGTATGTGTTAGATGAGGATCTTGATATAGTCGGAAATCTTGATGGAATTGCACCTGATGAGAGTATTTTTTCTGCAAGATTCATCAATGACAGACTGTATCTTGTGACATTTGAGCAAATTGATCCCTTCTTTGTGATTGACTTGTCTCAAGACACTCCCAAAATATTGGGTGAATTGAAGATACCTGGATTCTCAAACTATCTACATCCATATGACAAAGACCACATAATTGGATTGGGCAAACATACAGAAGAGACAAAAAATGGAGGAGTGCGCCAGCTGGGGGTAAAGATTGCACTGTTTGATGTGTCTGACGTGAAAAATCCTAAAGTGCTAGACGAGGTGATTTTTGATAACCGTGACTCCAATTCTGCTGCTGCCCGAGATCACAAGGCATTTTTGTTTGCCAAGAGAAACGGTATACTCTCAATTCCAATTGATCAAAACATAAAGTCCCCTTCTGGAAAACAGTATGACTTTTGGTATGGATTCTATGTATACACAATTGACACAGAAAACGGATTTGACAAACTTGGAAACATAAAACACTATGACAATTCAGACAGGTTTGACGTGTATTTGGATCCTCGTTCGTTTTACATAAACGATGTACTTTATACCGTATCCTCAAAGGGAATAAGGATGAATGATCTTGATGACATTCAAAACGAGATAAACTCCATTGGTTTTGAACCTACCGGGAAATTTATGGATGTTTTAAAGTGA
- a CDS encoding EMC3/TMCO1 family protein, which produces MDFNFILLFLDSIHLQFDIFGGEEGRQALGSDDPIIKGIILSMFAVSGFGIVLNLFNAGVRKKMVDQTKLKRIMKETRGWQKERMAAMRAKDQAKINELSKKSSYMNKMSMEMMQMNMRPMMITFVPLILIFYLVLPQLFSYTVALSPIPLNVIPGDFFQLTCTAAQAMEEGHVCFGHENALYLWAWYFLSSIAFSGIIMKLTKTSMDLS; this is translated from the coding sequence ATGGATTTTAACTTTATTCTACTATTTCTCGATTCAATACACCTGCAATTTGATATCTTCGGTGGTGAGGAGGGAAGACAGGCCCTTGGTAGTGATGATCCAATCATCAAAGGGATAATTCTTTCAATGTTTGCAGTTTCTGGATTTGGAATTGTACTGAATCTTTTCAACGCTGGAGTTCGAAAGAAGATGGTGGACCAAACAAAACTAAAACGAATTATGAAAGAAACAAGAGGATGGCAAAAAGAAAGAATGGCTGCAATGAGAGCCAAAGATCAAGCCAAAATTAACGAGCTGAGCAAAAAATCATCTTACATGAACAAAATGTCAATGGAGATGATGCAGATGAACATGCGTCCAATGATGATTACTTTTGTACCTTTAATTTTGATATTTTATCTTGTACTGCCACAATTGTTTTCTTATACTGTGGCACTATCTCCAATCCCACTAAATGTAATCCCAGGAGATTTCTTTCAGCTAACTTGTACCGCTGCACAAGCAATGGAAGAAGGTCATGTCTGCTTTGGTCATGAAAATGCATTGTATCTCTGGGCTTGGTACTTCCTTTCATCTATTGCATTTAGTGGCATTATTATGAAACTGACGAAAACCTCAATGGATCTCAGTTGA
- a CDS encoding type II toxin-antitoxin system death-on-curing family toxin: protein MEVIPKNIINVFPKINNVGNSGNKEEDLIEKTACIIAVIPWAQVFFDGNRRTGIIAAGTFLRDNGYDLDINPEDENLELRKLLSEIKKHYADLEPSIMKQLSFYISKRMKPL from the coding sequence ATTGAGGTTATTCCTAAAAACATCATTAATGTATTTCCAAAAATAAACAATGTTGGTAATTCTGGAAATAAGGAAGAGGATTTGATTGAAAAAACAGCGTGTATAATAGCTGTGATTCCTTGGGCTCAAGTATTCTTTGATGGTAATAGAAGAACTGGAATTATCGCAGCAGGAACATTTCTGCGTGATAATGGATATGATTTAGATATTAATCCAGAAGATGAGAACCTGGAATTAAGAAAATTGTTAAGTGAGATCAAGAAACATTACGCTGACCTTGAACCAAGTATTATGAAGCAGTTGTCTTTTTATATTTCAAAAAGAATGAAACCATTATGA
- a CDS encoding ArsR/SmtB family transcription factor, giving the protein MSNKDSEDKVEVISTNDDKIKLVGEIFSNDSSRKILKLISDNEMTANEIAQKNDMSLTLTIHHLKRMQKAKMIKISKTGISAKGQEMKYYVATNQSFLITPEKSNYSIINSLKKFSKFAAIGMAGFVSWMTLKHGDGNYQMQQSGQDDFIVDVRSTVDESDTQSSSEPLPEVNLEDSNAERTPRPESEPTQIPESESPHTDVENFDFSDSGAANTGSVSLDRTVYPQSFDGAGVDSVEPLILSIIIPIGVVVGGILLERILTRWHDKRKQNKHLREES; this is encoded by the coding sequence ATGTCTAACAAAGATTCAGAAGATAAAGTGGAAGTTATCTCAACTAATGATGATAAAATAAAACTGGTCGGGGAAATCTTTAGTAATGATTCTAGCAGAAAGATCTTAAAATTAATCTCAGATAACGAGATGACTGCAAATGAAATAGCACAAAAAAACGACATGTCTCTGACATTAACAATACATCACTTGAAAAGGATGCAGAAAGCAAAAATGATTAAGATATCTAAAACTGGAATATCTGCAAAGGGACAGGAAATGAAATACTATGTTGCCACAAACCAGTCATTTCTTATCACTCCTGAAAAATCAAACTATTCCATCATTAACTCACTAAAGAAATTCTCAAAGTTTGCAGCAATTGGCATGGCAGGATTTGTATCATGGATGACACTCAAACATGGTGATGGTAATTACCAGATGCAACAATCTGGACAGGATGATTTTATAGTTGATGTGAGATCAACTGTTGATGAAAGTGATACGCAGTCCTCCTCTGAACCACTTCCTGAAGTTAATCTAGAAGATTCAAATGCTGAAAGGACGCCTAGACCTGAATCAGAACCCACACAAATTCCAGAATCTGAATCTCCTCATACAGATGTAGAAAATTTTGATTTTTCAGATTCAGGTGCTGCAAATACAGGTTCTGTTTCCTTAGATAGAACCGTTTATCCTCAATCCTTTGATGGTGCTGGTGTAGACTCAGTAGAACCATTAATACTCTCAATTATAATTCCAATTGGAGTTGTTGTGGGAGGCATACTCCTAGAAAGAATACTGACACGTTGGCATGACAAAAGAAAACAAAATAAACATCTCCGTGAGGAATCTTAA
- a CDS encoding cupredoxin domain-containing protein: MKSRVLIMIVIVAVVASSATTYMIIPVKYTASFYPEWLRDNMDAAQKLRNSSVPIIGVDVDEKIAVLTIYMTDENSEKYVQEIDDLLDVPFDILSETQSRELQCLKTYKDIREISRTHGSATAELHVIKHQKYSVGQYVELKCPDFSDLESMKKNLKKYSLVTIPQNASVEGDQRLNPQEITVVMGINNTVTWINEDDVVHTFGSDDKNNPWWTDTMMPGQSSSVTFNNTGIFSYHGMPGPWATGTVKVLDG; the protein is encoded by the coding sequence ATGAAAAGTAGAGTGTTGATAATGATTGTAATTGTTGCAGTTGTTGCATCCAGCGCAACCACATACATGATCATACCTGTAAAGTACACGGCCTCATTTTATCCGGAATGGCTTCGAGACAATATGGATGCTGCTCAAAAACTTCGTAATTCATCTGTTCCAATTATTGGGGTAGACGTGGATGAAAAAATAGCTGTTCTGACAATATACATGACTGATGAGAATTCAGAAAAATACGTGCAAGAAATCGACGATTTGCTTGATGTTCCATTTGACATACTGTCTGAAACGCAATCAAGGGAATTGCAATGTCTAAAAACCTACAAAGACATTAGAGAAATTTCAAGAACTCATGGTTCTGCTACTGCTGAATTGCACGTAATAAAACACCAAAAATATTCTGTTGGTCAATATGTAGAGTTAAAATGTCCTGATTTCTCAGACCTTGAATCAATGAAAAAGAACCTGAAGAAATATTCCCTTGTTACAATTCCACAAAATGCATCTGTCGAGGGAGACCAACGCTTGAACCCTCAAGAAATCACCGTGGTTATGGGAATAAACAACACTGTAACTTGGATTAATGAAGATGATGTTGTCCATACATTTGGTAGTGATGATAAAAATAATCCATGGTGGACTGATACTATGATGCCTGGCCAGTCATCCTCTGTGACATTTAACAATACGGGAATCTTTAGTTATCATGGAATGCCTGGTCCTTGGGCAACTGGTACCGTAAAAGTCCTGGATGGATAG
- a CDS encoding DUF6438 domain-containing protein — translation MKTRLLIIITMITTVFLLVAVVYPTINYRTWGNNELFYALPPPGMKIICDEWLWQPPQNCRPVYVIQDTDIANVTIIPNAIPKITNLDNIMITMERHPCFGPCPAYSLTIHGNGTVDYDGFSFVNPLGKKTIHISPDTVAELVGRFYEIDYFLLDDRYESPVDDSSAVSTTITIGNYSKSVYNYAKKGPEKLQSLEKMIDDATISSLPWDDIDPEKHRSIEE, via the coding sequence ATGAAAACTAGACTTTTGATAATCATTACAATGATCACTACCGTTTTTTTACTTGTTGCAGTTGTATATCCTACAATAAATTATAGAACTTGGGGAAATAACGAATTGTTTTATGCACTTCCTCCACCCGGCATGAAAATAATCTGTGATGAATGGTTGTGGCAACCCCCACAAAATTGCAGACCTGTATATGTTATTCAAGATACCGATATTGCCAATGTAACAATAATTCCAAACGCAATACCAAAGATAACTAATCTCGATAATATCATGATAACGATGGAAAGACACCCATGTTTTGGCCCGTGTCCTGCGTATTCACTTACGATTCATGGCAATGGCACAGTAGATTATGATGGGTTTAGTTTTGTGAATCCGCTTGGCAAAAAAACAATCCATATCTCACCTGACACAGTAGCCGAATTAGTTGGCAGATTTTATGAGATTGATTATTTTTTATTAGATGATCGTTATGAGTCACCTGTTGATGACAGTTCTGCTGTAAGTACCACGATCACCATTGGCAATTATTCAAAAAGCGTATACAACTATGCAAAAAAAGGACCAGAAAAACTACAATCATTAGAAAAAATGATTGATGATGCAACGATTTCTAGTTTGCCATGGGATGACATAGATCCAGAAAAGCATAGATCTATTGAGGAATAG
- a CDS encoding RNA-guided pseudouridylation complex pseudouridine synthase subunit Cbf5 — MTLKQLENLIEIDQDITDDAFGTYYDKRSLEQLLNYGIILLDKPPGPTSHETVAWTKRILKLPKIGHSGTLDPQVSGVLPLGLGEATKALGVLLLGPKEYVALGRVHSLPSKEKLAEIIGLFKGEIFQKPPQRSAVVRQTRTRTIYEFELIEQKERLLLTRVLCEAGTYIRKLYYDIGEILGPGATMIELRRTRVDQFYESDGLVTLHELANAFALWEENKDDSRLMKMIKPVEYALSELKSVMIRDSAVDAMCHGAQLAIPGILKISPNLKKGDLVGIYTQKGEAVALAESTMSEEEIRDATKGYAFETKRIIMAPNTYPKKWRTKPTHPKD; from the coding sequence ATGACTCTAAAACAACTAGAAAATCTAATTGAAATTGATCAAGACATCACTGATGATGCATTTGGGACATATTATGACAAAAGATCACTTGAACAATTACTAAACTACGGCATCATTCTATTGGATAAACCTCCTGGCCCTACAAGTCATGAAACAGTTGCATGGACAAAACGAATTTTGAAACTTCCAAAGATTGGTCACAGTGGAACACTTGATCCTCAGGTTTCAGGAGTACTGCCATTGGGATTAGGTGAGGCAACTAAAGCATTAGGAGTTTTACTTTTAGGTCCTAAAGAGTACGTTGCATTAGGACGAGTGCATTCTCTTCCGTCAAAAGAAAAACTTGCTGAAATTATTGGTTTGTTTAAAGGAGAGATTTTTCAAAAACCCCCGCAACGTTCAGCAGTTGTACGGCAAACAAGAACAAGAACTATCTATGAATTTGAATTAATAGAGCAAAAAGAAAGACTTCTCTTAACTCGAGTGTTGTGTGAGGCTGGAACCTATATTAGAAAATTATACTATGATATTGGAGAAATTCTAGGACCTGGCGCTACAATGATTGAGCTTAGAAGAACCAGGGTGGACCAATTTTATGAATCTGATGGCCTAGTCACTCTTCATGAACTGGCAAATGCATTTGCGTTATGGGAGGAAAACAAAGATGATTCTAGATTAATGAAAATGATAAAACCTGTAGAGTATGCTTTAAGTGAATTAAAATCCGTAATGATTCGTGACTCTGCAGTAGATGCAATGTGTCATGGTGCTCAACTTGCAATTCCTGGCATTTTGAAAATTTCTCCGAATCTAAAGAAAGGTGATCTTGTTGGAATTTACACACAAAAAGGAGAAGCAGTAGCTTTGGCTGAATCTACAATGTCTGAAGAAGAGATTCGTGATGCAACAAAGGGATACGCATTTGAAACAAAGAGAATCATTATGGCTCCAAACACATATCCTAAAAAATGGAGAACCAAACCAACGCATCCAAAGGATTAA
- a CDS encoding AAA family ATPase: MTKSIVISGPPAVGKTTVAKGLAEEFQLEYLSGGDVLKEMAIEEGYDSDGDDWWDTEEGMSFLNQREKNSKYDRALDEKLTVLFKRGGVVITSYTLPWLIKDGIKIWLEGSHESSTKRMQRRDNMSPQEAYEITKERFDKNKALYKKLYDFDFGEDKSVFDLIINTDNLSAQQVIDVAKETVRKLL, translated from the coding sequence TTGACAAAATCTATAGTAATTTCTGGCCCTCCCGCAGTAGGCAAAACAACTGTTGCCAAAGGGTTGGCAGAAGAATTTCAATTAGAGTATCTTAGTGGTGGAGATGTTCTAAAAGAGATGGCAATAGAGGAAGGTTATGATTCTGATGGAGATGATTGGTGGGATACTGAGGAAGGAATGAGTTTTCTAAATCAACGCGAAAAAAATTCAAAATACGATAGAGCACTAGATGAAAAATTAACTGTACTCTTCAAAAGAGGAGGTGTGGTGATTACCAGTTACACTTTACCATGGCTAATCAAAGACGGAATTAAAATTTGGTTAGAGGGATCGCATGAAAGCAGTACTAAGAGAATGCAAAGAAGGGATAACATGAGTCCTCAAGAAGCTTATGAAATCACAAAAGAACGATTTGACAAGAATAAGGCATTGTACAAAAAACTTTATGATTTTGATTTTGGTGAAGATAAATCTGTGTTTGATTTAATTATTAATACTGATAATCTTTCAGCACAACAAGTAATCGATGTTGCAAAAGAAACTGTGAGAAAACTACTATGA